A stretch of Episyrphus balteatus chromosome 2, idEpiBalt1.1, whole genome shotgun sequence DNA encodes these proteins:
- the LOC129912439 gene encoding uncharacterized protein LOC129912439 isoform X2, giving the protein MLLQRSTISMSVEVMSSLYLFLFVVPIVLLSITTFVGVEAKRNVAALEVDTSHAEYVSIEKALWKYITKPRITREAQLKKVYDTHRSFARDNLQRLFDESRYEIVQHSEWIMLKSDLMYVNSIFEAFRVFLNTNPIDGEYNEQAALDLCDNVLRNDSTFSMEKIFKQIELIMVKQATYYRALLDANNHLSGTRQSCQQFLYSLYADIALTELKGYTMMQFSWMILRIYGKGNFTQESDLMREDYAKRTERTLLKLREVMRRADRIVWQNDPIKHVKGKTYDEVTRLLQGYIENEVDLNPEETCRENCQFYEATKSYGCFKNLYCAKQQRCSGRLLNCGYVDSDMWICPSPSNSTRRYEYIEYESGRTLGLKNYCSRGSTKVDSWWRYIFWHCSYCFCICDEQGIKSDRYFNLRETVSNIDDNKVVTGLRFVKHKRVFHIQIQEGQLLPRGNVNQSTLSWKPVEDYQIFDRGVSNGYDYHTLGWDKRAIDLDDIEGDDVSHVVTGIRFRVVGAHLNLEARLSEYNFENGKLVNPKTSSFWKSNDNTDVSGERREQISLKDPDVPTRTLVQSLPTSRHNQYVEFTHTSMDRDAAQTTVPFIDIQEVTSNPPVPLAGVGLYHKGRNNYGGFIAPKLITYDFTPYVRLPNNDTK; this is encoded by the exons atgcttcTACAACGAAGCACAATATCGATGTCAGTAGAGGTGATGTCGTCATTGTACCTCTTCCTCTTCGTCGTTCCCATTGTATTACTCTCAATAACCACCTTTGTTGGTGTTGAAGCTAAACGAAATGTGGCGGCTCTAGAAGTAGATACGTCACATGCGGAATATGTTTCGATAGAGAAGGCTCTCTGGAAATACATTACAAAGCCTCGGATAACCCGGGAGGCACAGCTGAAAAAAGTCTACGATACACATCGAAGTTTTGCTCGAGACAATTTGCAACGACTATTCGATGAGAGTCGGTATGAAATTGTTCAACATTCTGAATGGATAATGTTGAAGTCGGATTTAATGTATGTGAATAGTATATTTGAGGCATTCCGGGTGTTTTTAAATACGAATCCAATTGATGGGGAATATAATGAACAGGCGGCCTTGGATTTGTGTGATAATGTACTGAGGAATGATAGTACTTTCTCAATGGAAAAgatatttaaacaaattgaaTTGATTATGGTTAAACAAGCGACGTACTATCGAGCTTTATtg gaTGCCAATAACCATCTTAGTGGAACTAGACAATCTTGTCAACAATTCCTTTATTCTTTGTATGCTGATATCGCTTTAACCGAACTCAAAGGTTACACAATGATGCAATTCTCATGGATGATACTAAGAATTTATGGCAAAG gtaACTTTACTCAAGAATCCGATTTAATGCGTGAAGATTATGCAAAACGTACTGAACGTACATTACTAAAACTTCGCGAAGTTATGCGTCGAGCTGATCGTATTGTCTGGCAAAATGATCCAATTAAACATGTTAAAGGTAAAACATATGATGAAGTCACACGTCTGCTGCAAGGATATATTGAAAATGAAGTCGATTTGAATCCTGAAGAGACTTGCAGAGAAAATTGTCAATTCTATGAAGCAACAAAGAGTTATGgttgttttaagaatttatatTGTGCCAAACAGCAGAGATGTTCTGGAAGATTATTGAATTGTGGATATGTTGATTCGGATATGTGGATTTGTCCATCT CCTTCAAATAGTACTCGACGATATGAGTACATCGAATACGAAAGTGGTCGAACATTAGGTTTGAAAAATTACTGTTCACGAGGTTCCACAAAAGTTGATTCTTGGTGGCGTTATATTTTCTGGCATTGCAGTTACTGCTTCTGTATTTGCGATGAACAAGGAATTAAATCTGATCGTTATTTTAATCTACGTGAAACTGTCTCAAATATCGATGATAACAA AGTTGTAACCGGTCTTCGATTTGTAAAACACAAACGTGTGTTCCATATTCAAATTCAAGAAGGTCAACTCCTGCCACGTGGCAATGTTAATCAATCAACTTTGAGCTGGAAACCAGTTGAGGATTATCAGATTTTTGATCGTGGTGTATCAAATGGATACGATTATCATACTCTTGGATGGGATAAGCGAGCTATTGATTTGGATGATATTGAAGGAGATGATGTTTCTCATGTAGTGACTGGTATACGATTCCGAGTAGTCGGAGCCCATTTGAATCTTGAAGCACGTCTCAGTGAATATAATTTCGAAAATGGAAAATTGGTTAATCCAAAGACTAGCAGTTTTTGGAAGTCGAATGATAATACTGATGTCAGTGGTGAAAGAAG aGAACAAATAAGTTTAAAAGATCCCGATGTACCAACAAGAACTCTAGTTCAATCACTGCCTACTTCTAGGCATAATCAATATGTTGAATTTACTCACACCAGTATGGATAGAGATGCGGCACAAACAACAGTGCCTTTTATTGATATTCAAGAAGTAACATCAAATCCACCAGTGCCATTGGCTGGTGTTGGATTATATCATAAAGGAAGAAATAATTATGGTGGTTTTATAGCACCAAAATTAATAACGTATGATTTCACACCATATGTTCGGTTGCCAAATAATGACaccaagtaa
- the LOC129912439 gene encoding uncharacterized protein LOC129912439 isoform X1 — protein sequence MKLNKFFTIVTLLLFICAGHIPHANALIEDVIDVIHVTKEVATGILKTWDFVQQTSFGESVELPIIREKQKKVLRRMKELARKIDLSESRYANNIEWAIESINSFTKVNTRLELQMHEIDDIMNRIATRYNQMQRYEANQDKLEQTTLVTFAEWSVSPNAYAVNNLLEQLHLIFIGNEAESRTPSKSVLEMFAEILEDANNHLSGTRQSCQQFLYSLYADIALTELKGYTMMQFSWMILRIYGKGNFTQESDLMREDYAKRTERTLLKLREVMRRADRIVWQNDPIKHVKGKTYDEVTRLLQGYIENEVDLNPEETCRENCQFYEATKSYGCFKNLYCAKQQRCSGRLLNCGYVDSDMWICPSPSNSTRRYEYIEYESGRTLGLKNYCSRGSTKVDSWWRYIFWHCSYCFCICDEQGIKSDRYFNLRETVSNIDDNKVVTGLRFVKHKRVFHIQIQEGQLLPRGNVNQSTLSWKPVEDYQIFDRGVSNGYDYHTLGWDKRAIDLDDIEGDDVSHVVTGIRFRVVGAHLNLEARLSEYNFENGKLVNPKTSSFWKSNDNTDVSGERREQISLKDPDVPTRTLVQSLPTSRHNQYVEFTHTSMDRDAAQTTVPFIDIQEVTSNPPVPLAGVGLYHKGRNNYGGFIAPKLITYDFTPYVRLPNNDTK from the exons atgaaattaaataagtttttcacAATAGTAACTTTGTTACTTTTCATTTGTGCCGGTCACATTCCACATGCTAATGCCTTAATCGAAGACGTAATCGATGTCATTCATGTGACCAAAGAAGTAGCAACGGGCATTCTCAAAACATGGGATTTCGTTCAACAGACAAGTTTTGGTGAAAGTGTTGAATTGCCAATTATTCGGGAGAAACAAAAGAAAGTCCTTCGCCGAATGAAGGAACTGGCTAGAAAAATCGATCTATCTGAAAGCAGG TACGCTAACAACATAGAATGGGCGATTGAATCTATAAATAGTTTCACTAAAGTGAACACACGCTTGGAGTTGCAAATGCACGAAATCGACGACATTATGAATCGAATTGCAACACGCTACAATCAAATGCAACGCTATGAAGCCAATCAGGATAAATTGGAACAGACTACACTGGTGACATTTGCTGAATGGTCTGTTTCGCCAAATGCTTATGCTGTAAATAATTTGTTGGAGCAATTGCATTTGATATTCATTGGAAACGAGGCCGAGAGTAGAACCCCATCGAAAAGTGTGTTGGAAATGTTTGCTGAGATATTGGAG gaTGCCAATAACCATCTTAGTGGAACTAGACAATCTTGTCAACAATTCCTTTATTCTTTGTATGCTGATATCGCTTTAACCGAACTCAAAGGTTACACAATGATGCAATTCTCATGGATGATACTAAGAATTTATGGCAAAG gtaACTTTACTCAAGAATCCGATTTAATGCGTGAAGATTATGCAAAACGTACTGAACGTACATTACTAAAACTTCGCGAAGTTATGCGTCGAGCTGATCGTATTGTCTGGCAAAATGATCCAATTAAACATGTTAAAGGTAAAACATATGATGAAGTCACACGTCTGCTGCAAGGATATATTGAAAATGAAGTCGATTTGAATCCTGAAGAGACTTGCAGAGAAAATTGTCAATTCTATGAAGCAACAAAGAGTTATGgttgttttaagaatttatatTGTGCCAAACAGCAGAGATGTTCTGGAAGATTATTGAATTGTGGATATGTTGATTCGGATATGTGGATTTGTCCATCT CCTTCAAATAGTACTCGACGATATGAGTACATCGAATACGAAAGTGGTCGAACATTAGGTTTGAAAAATTACTGTTCACGAGGTTCCACAAAAGTTGATTCTTGGTGGCGTTATATTTTCTGGCATTGCAGTTACTGCTTCTGTATTTGCGATGAACAAGGAATTAAATCTGATCGTTATTTTAATCTACGTGAAACTGTCTCAAATATCGATGATAACAA AGTTGTAACCGGTCTTCGATTTGTAAAACACAAACGTGTGTTCCATATTCAAATTCAAGAAGGTCAACTCCTGCCACGTGGCAATGTTAATCAATCAACTTTGAGCTGGAAACCAGTTGAGGATTATCAGATTTTTGATCGTGGTGTATCAAATGGATACGATTATCATACTCTTGGATGGGATAAGCGAGCTATTGATTTGGATGATATTGAAGGAGATGATGTTTCTCATGTAGTGACTGGTATACGATTCCGAGTAGTCGGAGCCCATTTGAATCTTGAAGCACGTCTCAGTGAATATAATTTCGAAAATGGAAAATTGGTTAATCCAAAGACTAGCAGTTTTTGGAAGTCGAATGATAATACTGATGTCAGTGGTGAAAGAAG aGAACAAATAAGTTTAAAAGATCCCGATGTACCAACAAGAACTCTAGTTCAATCACTGCCTACTTCTAGGCATAATCAATATGTTGAATTTACTCACACCAGTATGGATAGAGATGCGGCACAAACAACAGTGCCTTTTATTGATATTCAAGAAGTAACATCAAATCCACCAGTGCCATTGGCTGGTGTTGGATTATATCATAAAGGAAGAAATAATTATGGTGGTTTTATAGCACCAAAATTAATAACGTATGATTTCACACCATATGTTCGGTTGCCAAATAATGACaccaagtaa